GAAGCATAAAGCAGTATGAGTTTTGTTGTGTGGTATCATTGTTACCTTCTCCTGATGGAGCTAGCGTGCCTCCTGGGGCTCCAGATCCTCCTGACGGAGCAGGAAGAACTCGtcacaaatcttttttttaactgagAGTTTATCGAGAAAGAAGCTGCCTAATGTTTGAATCAGAAGCTTACCACTTGGTCTAGTTGTTGTTGCATTACCTCTGGCAGTACTGGTGGCATTAACAGAAACACCAGTGCCAGTCGCTGGTCCTGCCCCAGGTGTAACTCCATCAGGTTTTCCTTTAATAACATGGAAAAGTGTATTCTTTCATTTCAGATAATTACATAATGTAGCTATGTTTTGCTTGACAATGCTTTAGTCAAACTACACCTTACCATACTTTGCGGCTTTTGATCCAGCTGTTCCATATCCTGAAAACACAATAATTAATACAATACATGACGTTTGCaaagataaaatacaaatcaaaatTGTTTCCCTTTAAGGGAAGTTACAATCCTGCATTCACTTGTGTTAACTTTAATAACTCACAAAACCTTActactgtttttaaatgtattcactgtttttactgtaaatccTCCTGTTAGCCAATAGAGGTCAGTAAAAGAATAATTTATACTTCTATAAACACTAAACCTGTTCTAAAAACTGACCTGGACCAGTGCCAGTTCCAAACCCTCCTGGCCCATAACCACCTATAAAATGGTAAAAGATATTAAAAGGAGTTTTAGTCAAGGGTTCAGGGACcatgaactttatagaacactTGTATTTCGTACCTCCGGTACTGGCTGGTCCGAAACTACTTGGTCCACCTCCTGTTCCAATACCAGAACCAGGAAGCCCACCAGTCCCCAGTCCTCCTTCAGGTCTTCCACCAGTTGTTAGTATAACGCCTCTTCCTGGGAttcctcctcctactccaaGGCCAGAACTAGGTCCAAGTGCTCCTGTACCAAGGGCACCTCCAGGCAGACCTTCACAAATCCACAGACAATTGTTTGACATCAATGAAACTCAACAATATGTTGTGAGGAATTCAAGTAAAACTAGATTGGTTGGTGACAAGTAGATACATCTGCATAAAGCGGATCTTACTGTTGTTACTTACCATATTTGCGGGCTTTGGCAGAAGCATAACCTACAGACATACCAGGATTGTTAATCAGTTGGTTTCTTTCAATTCTGACATAACTATTaagattttattttgatatttgttaCCTCCAGGTCCAAATCCACCTGGTCCAAATCCTCCTGGACCAGATCCAGTGCCAGCGCCTCCTGGTCCAACTCCACCTTGTCCAAATCCAGTGCCGACACCTCCTGGTCCAACCCCACCTGGTCCAAATCCTGTGCCAGTACCTCCTGGTCCAACTCCACCAGATCCAAATCCAGTGCCGACACCTCCTGGTCCAACTGCACCTGGTCCAAATCCAGCGCTGGCACCTCCTGGTCCAACTCCAATTGATCCAAAGCCTCCTGGTCCAAAACCAGTACCTACACCCCCTGGTCCAAAGCCAGTACCCACACTGCCTGGTCCAACTCCACCTGGGCCATAACCTGTACCAGGACCCCCATGTCCAACTTCACCTGGCCCAAAACCAGTACCTACACCCCCGGGTCCAATTCCACCTGGCCCAAAACCAGTACCTACACCCCCGGGTCCAATTCCACCTGGCCCAAAACCAGTACCCGCACCCCCAGGTCCAACTCCACCTGGGCCATAACCTGTACCAGCACCTCCGGGCCTGACTGCTCCAGTACCTGTACCTGGACCTCCAAGTGCCCCGCTTAGCATTCCTTTAAGGAGAGGATCAGTACAACATTTTTTGTTAACAGAACAATAACAAATGCAATTTTTCAGTTGTGTTTATTTGCTCACCATATTTACGAGCTTTGGCAGAGGCATCATACcctgaaagacaaaaacattagTTATACTTTTGACTTTGTAATGAAAATTAGACAGAATGCTGTACTGAGTAACTTAAGCATCTATTGTTGTATAAATCTAGCTGTATTTTTCTCTACAGCTACCTCCAGgtcctgttcctgctcctcctaGTCCGGTGCCAGTACCACCTGGGCCATATCCATATCCACCAGGCCCAGTACCCATTCCTCCCGGGCCAATGCCAGCACCACCTGGACCAAATCCCACCCCTGAGGCAGGTCCCACACCAGTGCCAATGCCAACACCTTCCCCTGGTCTTCCACCTCCAAGGCCGCCAGCTGCACCAATACCTGCTCCACCTGGACCAAAACCATATCCAGGCCCTAGTCcactttgtcctcctcctcccaggcctCCAGCTGTACCTGTGCCCACACCACCAGGCTGACCTGGAGAGATCAAATTATAGCCCTAATAGAACAAGATGTTTGTTAAAGGTACAGATGTGCAAAATATATCTTACCATATTTTCGTGCTTTGGCTGAACCAGGGCCGTAACCTGTGGTAAAAAACAGCATATACATAAACCGTTACTGAGACTAAAATAACCCACTAAAATAaccaaatgtaaaatatttgagAATACTTCAGTAATATTGAATTGTTTTACACAATAGAATAATTTAAAAGACACTTTAATACACCTAGAGAACATGATATACTTAAAATTACCTAAACCAGGTACTGTTCCAGGTCCACCTCCAAACCCAGGTACTGTTCCCGGTCCACCTCCTGTCCCAGCTCCTCCAAACCCAGGTACTGTTCCCGGTCCACCTCCCGTCCCAGCTCCTCCAAACCCAGGTACTGTTCCCGGTCCACCTCCCGTCCCAGCTCCTCCAAACCCAGGTACTGTTCCCGGTCCACCTCCCGTCCCAGCTCCTCCAAACCCAGGTACTGTTCCCGGTCCACCTCCCGTCCCAGCTCCTCCAAACCCAGGTACTGTTCCCGGTCCACCTCCCGTCCCAGCTCCTCCAAACCCAGGTACTGTTCCCGGTCCACCTCCCGTCCCAGCTCCTCCAAACCCAGGTACTGTTCCCggtccacctcctgctccagctcctccaaacCCAGGTACTATTCCTTGTCCACCTCCAAATCCAGGTGTGATTCCTGTCCCTCCAGGGCGTCTTCCAGCATCTATACCTAAAGCACCTCCTTGACCCAGTGCTCCTCCAGCACCTAATGAAGAAAGATAAACAGGTGAGCTTTCGAAAATACCTATACAAATAATTAAAGACGTGCTGCTATTGTAATGATATGTCTCAAGGTCCAACCAACTGTTAAACATGATCTTAATGTCACAGCAATGTGTCTTTTACCATATTTAGCTGCAACTTTGGCAAGATTCTTTGATTTGCCAGaccctgtaaaataaaatattaaaattaacatttatttaaatcataatGCTAATTACTACATTTATTCACTTTTCAACTCTAAAATGTACTACATTGGTACTTCTTGTTTACCGGATTTTGGTGATATAAGAGGATAACCATGAAAGACCCCAGGCAGTTGTTGTCCTCGACCATCTAATATGATAAACACACTTCAGAGTCGCTCTTAATGTGGGATATTAAATTACAGCCAGGTATATCATGTGCTATTGTTGAGCCAGTAATAGTCAAGATGTAAATAATGAATATCATTTAACACAGCTCAGGTCATTCTAACTCTTACTGCTCACGCCCAAGGATCCAGCACCCCCTTGGCCAAGCACTCCAGCACCTGCATGATATGCTAAATGTTACTGGTTCTGTGAATGTGTATCACCaggtttcattattattattactgctgTAACTGTGtggtgacacacaaacacaccagtctGAGGCCCAAGTCCAGATCCTGTGGCCACTCCAGGGAGAACACCACGACCTCCATAACCTGGCATGAAAGGTGAAAGGTCAGACAAATCCCACAACTATATAATGTGTATGGCTTCCTTTATAGCACAActaatgtatttgtttaaacATACCTTGACCTGGTAAATATCCACCTTGGTACAGTCCAGGCACCCCGACTCCTGTGTGACACACACGTACATTTAGAACAGTGACCAAAACAATCCAGTGTTTAAGTTTTGTCAGTATAACCTAATTGTCTTCTGGATTTACCTGGAACTAGCTTTGATGCTTTACCACTGGTCTTCCCTCCTCCTGTAGTACCAGTCTGTGGCAGCAGTGGAACTGGAAGAgcaaagaaataagaaaataaaatataacttaAAGATGAAATAACAATGTATAATGTGTTCTTTACTGTTGAATCAAGAAATCTATATCTTGTTGTGTACTTTAGCATAATCCAGATGTTATCTACCTCTACCAGGACCAAAACCTGCACCGTCGGGTCCAACACCAGCACCGCTGGGTCCAACACCTGCTCCGCCAGGTCCCACACCAGTACCACCAGGACCAACACCTGCACCGCCGGGTCCAAAGCCTGCACCGCCGGGTCCAACACCTGCACCGCCGGGTCCAAAACCTCCACCGCCAGGAATAACACTTGCACCACCAGGCCTAAGTCCAACACCACCAGACCCAGTgcctataaataaataacatatgATACTCATAGCTGTTTCTCTATGCAAAACAACCTCAAGATAAATATTCATCTTTTTTTatcttcctcctttttatttttagaagtCAAGATGTGGACGAATAGAGTCACTGACCTGCAGGTACGTAGCCTGCTCCTGGGCCGGTGCCAAGGCCTCCGGCACCCAGTGTTCCTCCAGCCAAACCTCCTGGACCAATGCCTCCATATCCTAATGAGCAGAGCATGAGCTTAATGCTTTTTATCGAAGCTCTGGTGGTTCAGGAGTAAACTCACTTCCATTAACTTGTTCCTTAGGTCTAACATTAGTTTGAGGTTttgatttttgtgtttaaaatttCTTGTAGAGTTTGACCGTAGAAAAGCCAATAAGTCTGTGCAATTTTGACCTAAATTGGCAAAATCCGTCTTACACCTACAGGACCGTGTCCTTGAATGTGTGCCTGTCCTTGCTTGCTCAGGTGAACCTGGATGTTTGTGTCTAAATCATTCAAGGTGGAAcaaggaaaccaaaacaaacttTGAGCAGAGTGAATGGGTGTGCTACCTGGGGATAGCCACACGCTTGGTAAATAGGAAAGTGTGACATAAAGCTGTTTCTTTCACTTACACTGGCTTGTTTTTGGGTGGAATTCAAAGTGTCCCAAAAAGCTGTGGCTTTATGTTGGCTAAGTATCGTGTTGGCATTATCACAGTTTCCTCCTCTTGCCACTCGCGTGTTTGGAGTGAGAAAAAACGATGGCTGGAAATTCCAAAGCCAATCAGTGTTTCAGATTTCCGGTTTTTATCGGGGACCTGTCACTTCTAATAAATTAATTGttatgattgtgtgtgtgctcactaGAGGGGCCTCTCACCAATACATTACAACCGTGAGGCAGTgaggaaatgaaacaatggcaaATGTATCCTAGGGGAACAATATGTACAGTGAAACCGCTGATTGTTGGAGGGAACAAAAGGGCAAAGTTAACATAGCAGGCTCAATCTTGTGGTGTTGTGATATTGGTCTACAAGAAAAATGACCAGGTATCAAAGAAAACGGCACGTATGTTTCTCAACCTCATTAATAATTATCAGTGTGGAAGAAACACCCTGATAGAGTGTGTAGGATAATAAATGGTGACCTGGCTATTACACATAAACATAAGAAGAAAAGTTTTTAGTGTTTagtgtgtttttagtgtttggTGAAAAGTGTTTAGTATTTATATTGTACATTTACCCGTCTTTCCTGgttttccagcagctcctggaaaCAAGGAAGATACAATCTGATTATTTCAACCTATTTGTATAATTAAACtttctaaaaatatttacagGAAGCAACCTGGTCTGGTTTGTCCTGGTCCAAAGCCACCTGGACCTACTCCTCCAGGTCCGGTCCCATAGCCTCCAGGTCCAACACCACTTGGACCTACTCCTCCTGGTCCGGTCCCATAGCCTCCAGGTCCAACACCACTTGAACCTACTCCTCCAGGTCCGGTCCCATAACCTCCAGGTCCAACACCTCCTGGACCTACTCCTCCAGGTCCAGTCCCATAACCTCCAGGTCCAACACCTCCTGGACCTACTCCTCCAGGTCCAGTCCCATAACCTCCAGGTCCAACACCTCCTGGCCCTACTCCTCCTGGTCTGGTCCCATAGCCTCCAAGTCCAACACCACTTGAACCTACTCCTCCAGGTCCTGTTCCATAACCTCCAGGTCCAACACCTCCTGGACCTACTCCTCCAGTTCCGGTCCCATAGCCTCCAGGTCCAACACCTCCTGAACCTACTCCTCCAGGTCCGGTCCCATAGCCTCCaagtcctcctgcagctcctgttcCCTGTCCTGCTTCAATCCCTCCTGTTACACCTCCAGGAACCCCATAGCCAACTCCTAGACACAACAAACAGACATATTCTCCCTAGCTTTAAGTCAAAAGATGATCCATCGGTTTGCTCTCTTTAGCCTCATGGgtatttttacttttcattttttacttttaattgatTTTAAAAAGCAACTTCATCTGAAAGCACTAACGGAATCCAAAACTCATACCTGTTTTTGGAGGTTTTCCACCTGTAAGAAGAAAACAGTTACTGCAATCAGTCAACAATAACATAATGTCAACGATATAAAtagataataaaaatgaatctTATTTGTCTTACCAGTTCCAATGCCCCCAGGTCCAAATCCCAATCCACCGCTCCCTGGACCAAAAGTGCCTGGTCTGAAACCTCCATGTCCGACTCCTCCAGGTCCAACTCCTCCTGGTCCTACTCCGCCTAGTCCTACACCTCCAGGTCCGACTCCTCCAGGTCTTACACCTCCTGGTCCTATTCCGCCTAGTCCTACACTTCCAGGTCCTACACCTCCTGGTCCTATTCCTCCTGGTCCTATGCCTCCAGGTCCTACACTTCCAGGTCCTACACCTCCTGGTCCTATTCCTCCTGGTCCTATTCCTCCAGGTCCTACACTTCCAGGTCCTACACCTCCTGGTCCTATTCCTCCAGGTCCTACACTTCCAGGTCCTACACCCTCCAGGTCTTACGCCTCCTGGTCCTATTCCTCCAGGTCCTACACCTCCAGGTCCAACTCCTCCAGGTCCTATTCCTCCAGGTCCAACTCCTCCTGGTACTTTCCCAACACAGCCCCATAAGGAAAATAAATTAGCAGGAGATTGTGGATGGTTGTATAACTATGACTGTTGTATAACTATGttgctttgctgttgttttctggtGGAATCAACATAAACAAGTTTTGTTTTGCCATGCAACTTACATTGATCCCCTTATTCCACAAAATTGTTTGATCACTTATAGCACATGTGTCGAGctctggtcctcgagggccggtgtccctgctggttttcctgctctctctgctgattaccttgattgggtgtgtcagttggcttttccagcttgtcattgattgaacacacctggtcaaggtaatcagtaggagctggggcagtGAGAGGTGAAAAACCAACAGGGCAGTGGCCCTCGTCGGCATCACTTTGAAACCTCTGACTCATAGGAATGCAGTTTAGCATCGTCACATTTAGTGCGTCATTTTAAGCCTAAGATAAAGACAAATGACACCAACCTCTTCCTCCTTGACCAAATCCCCCAAGAccagcaccagctcctcctggccCAACTCCTAAGCCAGGCTGAAATCCAgtcccagctcctccaggaccAAATCCTGTTCCAGTACCACCTGGTCCAAATCCAGCTCCAGGACCAGCTCCTATTCCAACtccggctcctccagcaggtaTATATACTCCTGATGAACAGAAGCAAGTAGGAGCCACAACACAGGTTTTCAAAGTTCTATCTAGTTTTTTGCAACTGTGGTCTGTAAAAATTATTAAATAGGAttgttatgattattattacaattattaagATTTATGAAACTGGTGTTTAAGAGCAGCAACGGCCTTTAAATCACTTTTAAATAAACCATGTTTCCCAAAAAAGATGACAGAACTTGTGGAATTTATGAGAACTTTATCAGAAGtggatcagctgtgtgtgtgtgtgtgtgtgtgtgtgtgtgtgtgtgtgtgtgtgtgtgtgtgtgtgtgtgtgtgtgtgtgtgtgtgtgtgtttctgtgtttctgtgcagccgTTATCCACCCCGTGCTTGACTTCATGACGGATGATAAGCACTGCATCATGCTAAAGGCATGCCTGTTCGATCAAAATTCTCATACTTTTCTCCACCTATGTTGTATTTCACAGAACCAAAAATAGAAACACAGAGTGAACAACTATAAAAGGAGAATTTCTTTAAGATCCCACAGTCCAGATGTGAAATGAAGAGGTCTGTAGGGAATCCTAAAGAATGTAAGTTACTAATCACACTCATGCCCTGGACAGCACATTAACAACATCCATTAAATACCTTAACTGCTTAGTCATTCGGCTCTGCCCAGTGCTTTTAGGTACAACGATGCAGATTCAGCAGACAAGAGTTACACTAGAACAGAAAGGATGATTTACCTCTAGGTAAATCATCTGGGTGCCTCTGAGCTGCactcattaacacacacacagagccttaCAGGCTGTGGAGATCCCGTCTGCTGCTTAGACTTAGTAGTCTgttttttacatacagtacattaatagTTTTCCAGAAACTAGACTGTTAAGTCCCTGCAATCTTTCAACAACTTACCATAAGAAACTTGGTGCCAACATTTATGGAGGTGAACTCCATAAATGTTGGCACCAAGTTTCTACGTTTGTTCTACCTTTAGTTTATCTAAGTTTGGATTTCCTCCAGGGGCTGCTGGCCTGAACATGATGCGTAGACACACTCTGCTTGTTTGATTTATGCTgttattaaatgtaattaagTCAATTTGCATCTAAAACACGTTTCAACTTACTGACTATTGCAGTCAACTTGAATGTTCTGGTCTAAATTTTATGTTGACCTACAATTCAGATTTTATAGAGACACGAGTTCTAATACACATCTAATCTGCTCTAGTAAAACTGCACTACAAAACTCGAAAACTAAACAGCCCTGCTCACCTTACTCTCTTCTAATAACCCAGTGGTTCATGCTGACCTTGTTTTAAAGTAGAATAACTTGAAAGAAGAGCTTTTTAAGCAGTCCAGCTCACTATAAGCTGAATGAGGAAGGGCATGAGGCCAAGTCCAAGATCAAACAGACAAGACAATAGGACAGGATGTGGAGGCATGATGTCTGGAACACACAGTTCTAGTTAAAGCTTTTAATAAGCTGAAGCAACGCATTAAAAGCTTTTACCAATAACCCCACTGTTCTGACTTTATTTCTCTTTAAGAAGAGGAAGAGTCGtcattaaaaataaacctgGGCTTTTTAAAACTACAGAAAATGTCACAATACTGTGGTTTATCATTTAGATCGTTAGATGTTAgatgttttatactgtatgagAAAATATTTACTCCAGTGTGAGACTTAAACTTGAAATGTACATTCACATTTTCCTACCTTTCAACATGTGACTTAACAGGTAAACATAGTGATGCACATGATAATCACTTGTATAAAAAAATCATGAAACTACACAGAAATAAATTGACCTATATTTGCTAATTCCTTTCTCTGTGCatcaaatatgcaaataaagtaAGCCTGACACCTGATCCACAGATGCTGTGCAGCTCAATGCTGCACACATGCAGTGAATCGGACCCACCTCCTTGCAGCGACGGTCTCCACAGCGCCAGGAGAAGGACCCCATGCAGGTACGTGGCCACCGTCCCCCTCGCCATCTCACTTTCAAAtgtccctctcctcctcacagctccGGGTTTTATCCCCAGCGAGCCTATCAGGGTTCAGCCAGGCCCTTAGAAAGAAGGAGGGGAAACAGATGAGACAGTATGCAACACTATGTAATTGGcttagagagacagagaagaagagacaagGAAAAAGGGGGAGAAAGCACTGGATCACCTCTTTAAAACAAGCGGGTTGTTCTGACCCCCACAGAGTGTCAGGCTGCATTTATTTGGTCCTGTACTCCTATAaagatgagggggggggggtaaagggaggagagggggaaattAAGGTATAAGAGACTGCAGGGTCTGTGTAAAACCTGGGGGTTCATACTTCCAGTGCCAGGAGCACCTTCTCTAAACATGTCATATTTGAGTTGAGGGAAACACTTAGTGATGTGACTCACACATACGTAATGAGTCTTTGGTACCCTCCAAAACATGTATACATttctaaaaatgtaaatgattaTGACAACATTCTGACGCTGATGTGTAACTTGAAAATATAGCTGATGGACTGAGACAtataaaacaacaatataaaaattCAAATAACATAATATTTCAGTTTGATCTAATGCTGACTACTGTCCTAGAAATGTTGAATATGAGAGTGTGTAGAAATAAGAGGAGCGGTTCAGAGCGTGCGAGACGATTTGTAGCCCTAAATGATGATACTGAGGCTGGAAACAGACAGTGTGGCCGTGGCACTGATGAGAGACGATGAGtggaagaagcaggaagagctgtgtgtaaacacatgACTACATCCAGCAGGTGGTGAAGATGTGAGCAGAGTCAGGCTCCAGGGGACAGGTAGTGCCAGCCGGACAGTGGGAAAGCCCTGATGCCTTACTCACCACCAGCAGTCCCAGTTGCTACGTTTACACAGCGTACCTGGAAACAATCAGTGTTTTTATGTCGTCCAGTGCTTTTTGCTGGGCTTTATCTCCATGTTTGGGCAGGCTGGTCCTGTCCCAGTTGCCGAgggcctgtctgtgtctggcaAAGCTGTGAAAAATGTCTCCTGTGGTAACGGACCTGGAAGGAGGTCCTGGAGGAGTAAATGAGCCTAATGACACCTAACACTGAGAGCCTGCGGGTGAGACACTGTTGACCAGAGGACTGTGCTCATCTGTTGGCAGAGAAGCCAAGTTAAAAAGAGATCCCATATGATTGATGTTAAAATGCATCATAGAGTGATCTCATTAGCAACGTTGCATCTATTTCGTCAGCTGTGTATAACACAGGTCAATGCATATAAGACAAGAAAGACAATATATTATTGTGACTAACAAAGAATCTGAGTCACTGCTTGCTCCAAACATTTATGTTGGACCCTGGTTGCAGAACTAGTTTATTCAGTGAGAAACCTGAGAGACCTCTTTTATTCAGTCTGAGCACAAGTTTCCACACCATTAATGCCCTTCATCATGAGATAATTACATTCACACCTACACACGTAAACTCAAAGAGAGGCGTGAAGTCAGCAAGCGCAGTAAGCCCTTGTTTATCCTCTGTGTAGTTTGCATGCTCTTCTGGTGGTTATGAGGGGAAGTGGAGACGCTCA
This Betta splendens chromosome 14, fBetSpl5.4, whole genome shotgun sequence DNA region includes the following protein-coding sequences:
- the elnb gene encoding elastin b, yielding MARGTVATYLHGVLLLALWRPSLQGGVYIPAGAGGIGPGGIGPGGVGPGSVGPGGIGPGGIGPGGVGPGSVGLGGIGPGGVRPGGVGPGGVGLGGVGPGGVGPGGVGHGGFRPGTFGPGSGGLGFGPGGIGTGGKPPKTGVGYGVPGGVTGGIEAGQGTGAAGGLGGYGTGPGGVGSGGVGPGGYGTGTGGVGPGGVGPGGYGTGPGGVGSSGVGLGGYGTRPGGVGPGGVGPGGYGTGPGGVGPGGVGPGGYGTGPGGVGPGGVGPGGYGTGPGGVGSSGVGPGGYGTGPGGVGPSGVGPGGYGTGPGGVGPGGFGPGQTRPGAAGKPGKTGYGGIGPGGLAGGTLGAGGLGTGPGAGYVPAGTGSGGVGLRPGGASVIPGGGGFGPGGAGVGPGGAGFGPGGAGVGPGGTGVGPGGAGVGPSGAGVGPDGAGFGPGRVPLLPQTGTTGGGKTSGKASKLVPGVGVPGLYQGGYLPGQGYGGRGVLPGVATGSGLGPQTGAGVLGQGGAGSLGVSNGRGQQLPGVFHGYPLISPKSGSGKSKNLAKVAAKYGAGGALGQGGALGIDAGRRPGGTGITPGFGGGQGIVPGFGGAGAGGGPGTVPGFGGAGTGGGPGTVPGFGGAGTGGGPGTVPGFGGAGTGGGPGTVPGFGGAGTGGGPGTVPGFGGAGTGGGPGTVPGFGGAGTGGGPGTVPGFGGAGTGGGPGTVPGFGGGPGTVPGLGYGPGSAKARKYGQPGGVGTGTAGGLGGGGQSGLGPGYGFGPGGAGIGAAGGLGGGRPGEGVGIGTGVGPASGVGFGPGGAGIGPGGMGTGPGGYGYGPGGTGTGLGGAGTGPGGYDASAKARKYGMLSGALGGPGTGTGAVRPGGAGTGYGPGGVGPGGAGTGFGPGGIGPGGVGTGFGPGGIGPGGVGTGFGPGEVGHGGPGTGYGPGGVGPGSVGTGFGPGGVGTGFGPGGFGSIGVGPGGASAGFGPGAVGPGGVGTGFGSGGVGPGGTGTGFGPGGVGPGGVGTGFGQGGVGPGGAGTGSGPGGFGPGGFGPGGYASAKARKYGLPGGALGTGALGPSSGLGVGGGIPGRGVILTTGGRPEGGLGTGGLPGSGIGTGGGPSSFGPASTGGGYGPGGFGTGTGPGYGTAGSKAAKYGKPDGVTPGAGPATGTGVSVNATSTARGNATTTRPSGGSGAPGGTLAPSGEGDGSPGSVLEGSGSPGVEGGTGVAGRPVGPGTDRDSLSGTGIPIIGARPGLNGTYIPGSTGVPPVGGEAVQPSAGTSVAGTGLPPEGSSGGISGGTLPGAKPLKPPGVPRGDTPGEGEGDEIPDGDRSGTVSTGRESGGIAGGSTSAGRDGGVSGGVAGVDRGDSPATGTGVRPGGAAGGIGGTPKPPKVYRPEGVGGGVSGGAGGVAGGLGPGGAGLVPGAGGPGGAGLVPGAGGPGGAGLVPGAGGPGGAGLVPGAGGPGGAGLVPGAGGPGGAGLVPGAGGPGGAGLVPGAGGPGGAGLVPFKPGKSYGAGGVGVLPGGGIRYPTGAGQGGGKPGKAYGTGIGSVGYGTRPGGYGVGPGGYGVGPGGYGTGPGGYGAIGTGAGPGLGGLGGAAGRGPSRVGGGLGPYSGGVGPGGLGTGKPPKSYGAGTGGTGLGPGGYGPRPGGAGFGPAGYGPGGTGPGGYGPTSGGAGLGGAGTRPGSVGPGGVITGPGSLGPGGIGAVPGGYTTGGKTPKSGTGFGPGVVGTGTGGFGTGGFGTAGFGPGGAGTGTGGLGPGSIGPGTGGFGPGGAGTGGFGPGSAGAGTGGLGPGGFGPGTGGLGPGGFGPGTGGFGPGSTGVGTGGFRPGGAGSASSSAGTGIGGFGKRKPKSGYGGAGYGSAAGLGGGAGVSPGGVGTGPGSSVPGGFGLGGIGSAPSSYGPGGVGPGGYGPGGAGPGGYGPGGAGPGGYGPGGVGPGGYGPGGVGPGGYGPGGAGHGLGGFRPGGAGGYGPGGQAAGSRKPPKSGYGSTFGGLGYRPGAGLPGAGVGGLQVAGVGGRPGAGVGGLPGAGVGGLPGAGVGGLPGAGVGGLPGAGVGGLPGAGVGGLPGAGVGGLPGAGVGGLPGAGVGGLPGAGVGGLPGAGVGGLPGAGVGGVFGGSTAGGVGLGLGGTAGGVYPGYTGAGQKSKAQKAAKYAAMQALLGVGGYRGAGCQGKFCGRRRK